One Mycolicibacterium rufum genomic window, TGGAGATCGCCAACGGGGTGACCAAGAGCGGGATGAGCATCCGCGAGTGGCTGACCGCGCTGCGGGAGGCCGGGCTCGACACCATCCCGGGGACCGCGGCGGAGATCCTCGACGACGAGGTGCGCTGGGTGCTGACCAAGGGCAAGCTGCCCACCTCGCTGTGGATCGAGGTGGTGACCACCGCCCACGAGGTGGGGCTGCGGTCGAGCTCGACGATGATGTACGGGCATGTCGACCAGCCGCGGCACTGGGTCGGACACCTGCGGGTGCTGCGGGAGATCCAGGACCGCACAGGCGGTTTCACCGAGTTCGTGCCGCTGCCGTTCGTGCATCAGTCCTCGCCGCTGTACCTGGCCGGCGGGGCGCGGCCGGGGCCGACGCACCGCGACAACCGCGCCGTGCACGCGCTGGCGCGGATCATGTTGCACGGCAGGATCTCCAACATCCAGACCAGCTGGGTCAAGCTCGGTGTCGAGCGCACCCAGGTGATGCTCACCGGCGGCGCCAACGACCTGGGCGGCACGCTGATGGAGGAGACGATCTCGCGGATGGCGGGATCGGAGAACGGGAGCGCCAAGACGGTCGCCGAACTCGTGGCGATCGCCGAGGGAATCGGCAGACCTGCGCGTCAGCGCTCGACGGATTACACCCCGCTCGCCGCGTAACCGGCTGTGCCGTCGCGCCTGTCTGGTCGCTGATTCACAGCTGGGACTGGTATCACAGTCTCTGTGAAACTGCGGCGTGTGCTCATCGACGGCCGGCTCGAGGTGCAGTCACTCGACGCCGACGGCACGTGGCGCGCCACGCAGGACACCGCGCCGCTCGGCGGCCGGGTCTTCGACAGCGACTGGGAGCTCGCCGTGGCGCAGCGCCACCATGACCTCACGGGCAACGTCCTGCCGTTCCAGCCCGCGTCGTTTCGCGACTTCATGCTCTACGAGCGGCACGCGATCGACGCCGCGCGCGGTCTGGTGCGCCGGTTCCATCCGGGCCAGTCCCGCGCCGCCGGGGCCGTCGAGAGACTCACCCGGAAACCGTTTCCGCTCTTCAAGCCCAAGTCCCTGTTCTACCGCCAGCCGATCTACTACATGTCCAACCACCTGACCTTCGTGCCCAGCGGAGACCCGGTCGCGGTCCCGTCCTATTCGCGCGCACTCGATTTCGAGCTCGAGGTCGGCTTCGTGCTGCGCGCGCCGCTGCTCGACGCCGACCCCGCCGAGGCGGTCGACGCGATCGGCGCTTTCGTCGTGGTGAACGATTTCAGCGCCCGCGACGTGCAACGGGGTGAGATGGCTACCGGACTGGGACCGCAGAAGGCCAAACACTTCGCATCGTCGATGTCGGTGCTGGCGGTCACCGCCGAGGAGATCCTGCCCCAGATCGACCATCTCAGCGGTTCGGTCACCGTCAACGGCGCCACCGTGGCGACCGTGTTCAGCCGGGGCATGCAGTGGACGCTCGGGGAGATGCTCGCTCATGCGTCTCGGGGCGAAAGACTTTATCCCGGTGAGCTGTTCGCCATGGGAACCTTGCCCGGTGGATCCGGCATGGAGACGGGACACTGGTTGCGACCCGGTGATCAGCTCACGTTGAGCATCGACCAGATCGGTGAGATCCACCATCCGATCGCGACTGCCTGAGGAGACACCATGACCACTCTCGCCGGTCTGCCCGCGCACGCGCTGCTCGTGCACGGGGTCGTCGTGCTGGCTCCGCTGACGGCGGTGCTCACCATCCTGTGCGCGGTCTGGCCCGCGGCGCGGCAGCGGTTCGTGTGGCTGGTGCTGGCGCTGGCGGTGATCAACATGGTGCTCACGCCCCTGACCACGTCGGCGGGCCAGTGGCTGTACAACCAGGAGAGCGAGCACCGGCCGATCCTGCAGAAGCACGAGGAGCTCGGCGAGACGATGGTGTACTACTCCATCGCCCTGCTCGTGGTCGCGGTCGCCATCGCGGTCCTGCACGTGCTGGCCCACCGCACCGACAAGACGCGGACCGTGGTCACCGTTCTGGTCGCCGTCGCGGCCGTGCTGGTGGGGGGGTCGTCGATCGTCGGGGTCGTCGACATCGGCCATACGGGCGCCGAAGCGAAGTGGGGCGCCGAATAGCCCCTGTGGCGGACGTCACCGGCCCTGCGCCGTTCGGTTCGCCGGCTGTGCACCGTCTCCACAGCGGTAACGCACCATCGAAGGAGACGAGATCATGGCAGAGCTGTCCGACAAGGCTGAGGAATTCGCCGGGCGCGCACAGGAAGCCGCCGGCGACCTGACCGGTGATGACCGACTGCGTGCCGAGGGCGCCGCGGACCGGACCGAGGCCCAGGTGAAGCAGAAGGTCGACGACGTGAAGCAGGCCGTCACCGAAAAGACCTCCGAGGTCGCCGATTCCGCCCAGGACAAGGCGGTCGAGGTCAAGCACGCGGTCGCCGACACGGCGTCCGACTCACGCGTCGTGACGGCCCTCGCCGTGGCGGGTGCCGCTCTCGTCGCCGCGTTGCTGCTGCGGCGACGGGCCCGGAAGTCGTCGTCGGGCTCGCGGCACAAGGGCCGCGCGGTCGCCACGAAGGCCGTCACCGCGGGGCTCAAAGAAGCCATCGTCCGGTGACTCTCGGGCCGCACCCCAGGGTGCGGCCCGAGCACGTCGGCCTCAGGCCTGCTTGAGGGCCTCGATCTCGAGGGTGATCGTCACCTTGTCGCCGACGACGGCGCCGCCGGTCTCGAGCGGCATGTCGATGTCGATCCCGAAGTCCTTGCGGTTGAGCACCACCGACGCCTCGAAGCCGGCCACCTCACCGTGACCCATGCCGGGGTTGACGCCGTTGAACTCGAGCGTCAGCGAAATCGGCTTGGTGACGCCCTTGAGCGTTAAGTCGCCGTCGAGGACGTAGCGATCGCCGTCGGCGCGCACCGCGGTCGAGGCGAAGGTCGCGACGGGGTGGTTCTCGACATCGAAGAAGTCCGCGGCCCGCAGGTGCGCGTCGCGCTGCTCGTTGCGGGTGTTGACGGAGTCGACGGCGATCTCGGCGGTCACCGCGGGGGTGCCGTCCTCGGCCACGGTGATCGTGCCGCTGAAGGTGTCGAACTGGCCGCGCACCTTGCTCACCACGAGGTGGCGTACGGAGAAGCCGACCGACGAGTGGACGGGATCGATCGCCCAGGTGCCGGTGGGCAGGGCGCTGGCGACGGAAACAGGGCTGGTCATGGATGTTCCTTCCGGGAGCGCGTCGGCGGATCCGACGATCACGCCGAGATAAACGGACCGTAGTCCGAATTCATTCCCGTTGGACCTCGAGCCCGTGTCGCGCGTCGATGTAAGACTTGTCAACATGGCGGCCTCGTCGTACCACCACGGCAACCTGCGGCAGACGCTGCTCGAGCACGGCGTCGCGCTGGCCCGCGCCGGCGGCCCCGATGCCGTGGTGCTGCGGGACGTCCAGCGCCTGGCCGGTGTCAGCAATTCGGCGGCCTATCGGCATTACGCCGATCGCCGGGCCCTGCTTGGTGCGGTGCAGATCCATGCGATGACGCAACTGGGGGAGGCCATGCGGGACGCGGTGGCCGCGGTGCCCAACCGGGGGCCGCGGGATCGCCGCGCGCTGGCCCGGCTTCGCGCGACGGGCCGCGCGTACGTCGACTTCGCGCTCGCCGAACCAGGGCTGTTCCGGACGGCGTTCGCCAAGGACGGACCCGACCGCGCCGACGAGAACGTCGACCCGTCGCGTCACCCGTTCAGGATCTTGAGCGGCTGTGTCGACGAACTCGTGGAGGTCGGGGTGTTGGCCGCGGACCGTCGTGCCGGCTTCGACGAGGCGGCCTGGGCCGCGGTGCACGGGCTGGCGACCCTGTTCCTGGACGGGCCGCTCAGTCAGGTGGGGGCCGAGGAGCGGCGCCTGATCAGCGAACGACTTCTGGGCGTCATCGAGGACGGGGTGCGTTCGCCACAGCGCGGCTGACCCGCATGTTGACAGCGTCAACTTCACCTGCCATGCTCTCGAGTGTTAACACCGTCAACATCGAGGTAGTCGCCATGTCCCTGACCGCAACCCCACCCCGGCACCGCCTGACGTCCTCGACGCCGATCGCCGCGCTCGTCGTCACGCTCGTGGCGGCGCTGGCCATCAACGTGGAGACGACGATCGTCAATGTCGCTCTCCCCACGCTGAATTCGGAACTCGGCGCTTCGACCCGAGGGCTGCAGTGGATCGTCGACGCCTACAACCTGGCCTTCGCCGCGCTGGTGCTCGCGGGCGGCACCGTCGGCGACAAGGTCGGCAGGCGGCGCACGCTAGTGACCGGTCTGGTGCTGTTCGCCGCCGCCAGCGTCGGGGCGGCGCTGTGCACCACCACCGATGCGCTGATCCTGATGCGGGTGGTGATGGGGGTGGCCTCGGCGCTGATCTATCCCACCACGCTGGCGATCATCACCGACACCTTCCGCGATCCGCGTCAGCGCGCGGCGGCCATCGGCGCGTGGGGGGCGGTGACCGGCCTCGGCGTCGCCATCGGCCCGATCCTCGGCGGCGCGCTGCTCGAGAGTTTCTGGTGGGGAAGCCTTTTCCTGGCGCTGGCGCCCATCGCGCTACTGGCCGCGCTCGCTGCACCCTGGGCGATCCAGGCGGCCGCGCCGTCGGACGGCACGCGGATGGACCTGGGGGGCGTCGCGGTGTCGGTGATCCTGCTCGGATCGCTCGTGTACACGATCATCGAGGCGCCCGCCCGCGGCTGGGGCAGCGCCGCGACGCTCGGCGGTTTCGGCGTCGCGCTGGGCGCCGCGGTGGCCTTCGTCTGGTGGGAGCGCCGCAGGCCGGATCCGCTGATCGACGTGTCGCTGTTCGCCAACCTGCGATTCAGCGCTGCCAGCGGCGCGGTGACCGTCGCGTTCTTCGCGCTGTTCGGCTTCATCTTCCTCATCACGCAGTTCATGCAGTTGCTTCAGGGGTTCAGCCCGCTGGGCACCGGGGTGCGCATCCTGCCGGTGGCGCTGTCGATCGCGATCGGTTCGGTGCTCGGCACCCGACTGGCGGTCACTCGGATCGGCACCAAAGTCGTTGTGGCGCCTGGTCTATCGATGATGGCGACGTCGTTCGCCTGGATCTCGACGATCGATCTCGGCGTCTCCTACCTGGAGATGGCGGCGCAGATGGTGCTGCTCGGCGGCGGTCTCGGGCTGACCACCGCACCGGCGACCGATTCGATCATGGGCGTGGTGCGGCCCGAGCAGGCCGGCGCGGGCTCGGCGGTCAACGACGCCACCCGCCAGGTCGGCGGCACGCTCGGCGTCGCGGTCATCGGCAGCATCTTCGCCACCCTCTACACCGGTGGCCTCGGCGACACCCCGGCCGTCGCCGCGCTGCCGCAGCCGCTGCAGGGGCTGGTCGGCGAAGGTCTGGCACAGGGACTGGGTGTCGCGGCGCAGACGCCCGAACCGATCGCGTCGGCCCTGCGCGCCGGAGTCAGCGACGCGTTCCTGTCCGGTCTCGCAGCGGGCTGCCTGACCGCCGCCGCGGTGTGCCTGGCCGGTGCGGTGTTCGTCGCGGCGTTCCTGCCCGCGCATCCGCGCACGGAGATGGCGGCATGAACGTCGACCAATACGGGGCCCTGGAACCCGCCGACGTGACCGCGCTGCAGGACGGCCAGGCCGATTGCTGACCCTCGCGCCGGCGCCGCTCCCGCGCCGGGCCCGCACCGCGATCCTCGGCCGCGTCGTCGCGGGCACGGCGGACGCCCTGCCCCGGTGACCCACCCGCGTGTGGTGCTAGCCGCGCAGTAAATGAGACGTTTAGTATCTGTAACCACGCGCAACCCTTAACCCGGTTGCGCGCACGAGTTAGGGCACACTGACACGCGCGCCCGACCGACGGCAGGGATACTTGCCAGAACCGGTCGCGCCCATCGGTGCGTCTGCCGGGTCAGCCCCCACCGGACAGGTAGTTCGAGAGGACTTAGGAGAAGTTCGTGACGTACACGATTGCCGAGCCCTGCGTCGACGTCAAAGACAAGGCATGTATCGAGGAGTGCCCGGTCGACTGCATCTACGAGGGCGCACGCATGCTGTACATCCACCCGGACGAGTGCGTCGACTGCGGCGCCTGCGAGCCGGTGTGCCCCGTCGAGGCCATCTACTACGAAGACGATGTGCCGGATCAGTGGAGCAGCTACACCCAGATCAACGCGGATTTCTTCAGCGAACTCGGCTCGCCCGGCGGCGCGTCGAAGGTCGGGCAGACCGACAACGACCCCCAGGCGGTCAAGGACCTGCCTCCGCAGGGTGAGGACTGAGCACGATCCCACGGCCTGAGGCGCGCCGGCCCCTGAGGTCCGCGGCGTTGCCGGTGTTCCCGTGGGACACGCTGGCCGACGTCACCGCGGCTGCGCGCGCCCATCCCGACGGCATCGTCGACCTGTCGGTGGGCACACCGGTCGACCCGGTTGCCCCGGTGATCCGGGAGGCGCTGGCCGCGGCCAGCGCCGCGCCCGGCTACCCGACTACGGCGGGCACCCCTGCGCTGCGCGAGGCCGCGGTCGCCGCACTGGCCCGGCGCTACGGCGTCACCGGGCTCGCACCCGGCGCGGTACTGCCGGTGATCGGCACCAAGGAGCTGATCGCCTGGCTGCCGACGCTGCTCGGCCTCGGCGCCGCGGACACCGTCGTCGTCCCCGAACTCGCCTACCCCACCTACGAGGTGGGGGCGCTGCTCGCCGGCGCCACGGTGGTCCGCGCCGATTCGCTGACCCAGCTCGGTCCCACTGTGCTGTCTTCTCGTCGCGCAAGCGGCTCATCGGCCCCTGCGCTGCTCTACCTCAACTCGCCCAGCAACCCGACCGGCAAGGTGCTCGGGGTCGAGCACCTGCGCAAGGTGGTCGGGTGGGCCCGTGAGCGCGGTGTGCTGGTCGCCTCCGATGAGTGCTACCTGGGGCTGGGTTGGGACACGACGCCGCTCTCGGTGCTCCATCCCGACGTCTGCGACGGTGACCACACCGGTCTGCTGGCGCTGCACTCCCTGTCGAAGACGTCGTCGCTGGCCGGTTACCGCGCCGGGTTCGTCGCCGGGGATCCCGAGGTGGTGGCCGAACTGCTCGCCGTGCGCAAGCACGCCGGCATGATGGTGCCCACTCCGGTGCAGGCGGCGATGGTGGCCGCGCTGGACGACGACGAGCACGAGCGCGAGCAGCGGGCCCGGTATGAGCGCCGCCGCGATCAGCTGCTGCCTGCGCTTCGCGCGGCGGGCTTCACGGTGGATCACTCCGAGGCGGGGCTGTATCTGTGGGCCACCCGCGGCGAGCCCTGCCGCGACACCCTGGCCTGGCTCGCCGAGCGCGGGATCCTGGTCGCGCCGGGGGAGTTCTACGGCCCCCGCGGCGGCCAGCACGTGCGGGTCGCGCTGACCGCGACCGACGAGCGCATCGCCGCCGCCGCGGCCCGCCTCACCTCCTAGCGCGAGCAGACGCAAAGTAGGGCGAATTGGGCCGCGATCGCACGAGTTCGCGTCTGCTCGCACACAGAATGCGGGGCGTCAGGGTTCGGTGGCGCGGAGTGCCAGCGCGAGCACCAGGCGGTCGTCGGGGTCGTCGAGCGAGGTCGCCAACAGCTTCTCCACCCGCCGGATGCGGTAGCGCACGGTGTTGGGGTGCACGTGCAGGCGGGCCGCGATCGCGGCGATGTCGCCGAAGCCGTCGAGGAACGCCTGCAGCGTCGTCGCCAGCATCGGCTCCTCGTCGCGCAGCGCACGCACCCGCGGATCGACGAGCCGCGGCTGCGCGGCCACCTGCGAGACGATCTCGTCGAGCAGCACCGTCGTGCGCGCCTCGTCGACCGTCGTGACCTGACCGATCGCGCCCGGATGGCGTTGCGCGCTGTCGAACACCCGGTCCACCTCCGCGCGCGCCGCCGCCGCAGCGGCCACCCCGGCCAGCGGGCACGCCGTCACCGCCCGCACCTCGAGGTCGAGCTCCCGACGCAACGCTGCCACCAGGCCCCGCGCCCACGACGTCACCGACGTCGCTCCGCTGACCTTCGGTAGCACCACGAACACCCGGTCGTCGGCGCTGACCACCTGCGCGTCGGCTCGAAAGGCGGTGGCGCTCAGCGCGATCACGTCGGCAGGCAGGGGTCGGCCCAGACCGCGGAACCCCACCACCGCGGCGCGGGCGTCCGCCGGGATGCCGAGCTCGCGGGCCAGCGCCGCCACGTCGTCGGCCTCGGCGCCGCCCAGGCCCAGCAGCTGCTGCACCCGCGCCGTGTGCTGCGACGGTGCCGCCGCCAGTCGCGCCATGATGCGCGCCGCCAGCACCGCCCCACCGCGCAGGATCTCTTCGACGTCATCGGCCAGCGGCGCCGATCCCTGCTGCAGCCATATGGTGCCCGCGAAGCCCGATCGCCGCCGGTCCCCGGACGGCAGGTGCACGCCGACCGCCAGCCGTGGTCGCAGCCCCAACTCGGGCCGCTCGGCGACCCGCACCACCTCCGAGCCGGCGCGCAGCGCATCGAAGATGCCCCACTGGCCGATCCACTCCAGGTGCTCGGGCGGTCCGGACCGGCCCAGGATCGTCAGCCGGCGCAGTTCGTCGGCCTCCTCGCTGGACGCCGAGTAGGCCAGCATCCGGCTGTCGGCGTCCTCGATGCACACCATGCCGCGGGTGCGGTCGGCGATCGACTGCGCCAGCCCGAACAGGTCGGTGCCCGAGTCGTGCTGCGGGTCGGCGCGGTCGCCGTGGTGCTCGAACGCGTGGTTGACCAGCCGGTACAGGTGTTCCCACCGGGCCTGCGGCTCCACGGCGACGACGGCGGCGCCCAGCGCCGCCGCCCGGGTCACCGCCGCCGCGGTCGGTTCCTTGACGAAGATCGCCGCGGGCCGGCCCGCGTGCCGTTCCAGCCAGCCGACCGCCTCCACGTCCGAGACGCCGAGCAGGAAGAACACGTCGGCCGGGCCGGGGCCGACGGCCAGCCCGAGACGCACGTCGTCGGCGTCGACCAGCGCGACCGAGCTGACCGGCATGTCCAGCCCGCGCGGCGCCTCGACGAGCGTCACCATCGTGCGGTCCAGTGCCAGCAGGAGCTGACCCAGGCCCAGCCCCGGTGAGGTCGGCGGCACGTGATCCCTCTCTCTGCGACGCGACTTGTGTGATCCAACCAACAAGTCTGCCAGGTGTTGTCCGATCGGCCATCGGATAACGCGCCGTGAGTGGGCATCCTTGGCGACATGGACGCGATCACCGACGTACCCCTGCCTGCTAACGAGCCGGTGAGCGACTTCGCCCCCGGCTCCCCGGAACGCACCCGGCTGCTCGACGCGCTGAGCAGCCTCGCCGCCGACCCCATCGATCTGCCGCACGTCATCGGCGGCCGCCACCGCATGGGCGCCGGCGAGCGCATCGACGTCGTCCAGCCGCACCGGCACGCCGCGCGGCTGGGCACACTGACCAACGCCGACCACGCCGACGCCACCGCCGCGGTCGAGGCGGCACTGGCCGCCAAGCCCGGGTGGGAGGCCATGCCGTTCGACGAACGCGCCGCGGTGCTCCTGCGTGCGGCCGACCTGCTGGCCGGGCCGTGGCGGGAGAAGATCGCCGCCGCGACGATGCTCGGCCAGTCCAAGACCGCCTACCAGGCCGAGATCGACTCGCCGTGCGAGCTGGTCGACTTCTGGCGGTTCAACGTCGCCTTCGCCCGCCAGATCCTCGCCGAGCAGCCGGTCAGCGCCGCGGGCGTGTGGAACCGCACCGACCACCGCCCGCTCGAGGGCTTCGTCTACGCGATCACCCCGTTCAACTTCACCGCGATCGCCGGCAACCTGCCCACCGCGCCCGCGCTGATGGGCAACACCGTGGTGTGGAAGCCGTCGCCCACGCAGACGTTCGCGGCCTACCTGACCATGCAGCTGCTCGAGGCGGCAGGCCTGCCGCCGGGCGTGATCAACCTGGTCGCCGGCGACGGCAAGGCGGTGTCCGACGTCGTGCTGGCCGACCCGCGGCTGGCCGGCATCCACTTCACCGGGTCCACCGCCACGTTCCAGCACCTGTGGCGCGAGGTCGGCACCCACATCGACCGCTACGACACCTACCCACGGCTGGTCGGGGAGACCGGCGGCAAGGACTTCGTCGTCGCCCACGCGTCCGCGCATCCGGATGTGTTGCGCACGGCCCTGATTCGCGGTGCGTTCGACTACCAGGGGCAGAAGTGCTCCGCCGCGTCGCGGGCCTACATCCCGCGATCGGTGTGGCAGAAGATGGGTGACGACTTCCTCGGCGCCACCGAGGCGCTGCCCTACGGCGACGTCACCGACCTGAGCAATTTCGGCGGCGCGCTGATCGACGCCCGGGCGTTCGCCAAGAACGTCGCCGCCATCGAGCGGGCCAAGGGCGCGGCGGGCGTCACCGTGGCCGCA contains:
- a CDS encoding PucR family transcriptional regulator, producing the protein MVTLVEAPRGLDMPVSSVALVDADDVRLGLAVGPGPADVFFLLGVSDVEAVGWLERHAGRPAAIFVKEPTAAAVTRAAALGAAVVAVEPQARWEHLYRLVNHAFEHHGDRADPQHDSGTDLFGLAQSIADRTRGMVCIEDADSRMLAYSASSEEADELRRLTILGRSGPPEHLEWIGQWGIFDALRAGSEVVRVAERPELGLRPRLAVGVHLPSGDRRRSGFAGTIWLQQGSAPLADDVEEILRGGAVLAARIMARLAAAPSQHTARVQQLLGLGGAEADDVAALARELGIPADARAAVVGFRGLGRPLPADVIALSATAFRADAQVVSADDRVFVVLPKVSGATSVTSWARGLVAALRRELDLEVRAVTACPLAGVAAAAAARAEVDRVFDSAQRHPGAIGQVTTVDEARTTVLLDEIVSQVAAQPRLVDPRVRALRDEEPMLATTLQAFLDGFGDIAAIAARLHVHPNTVRYRIRRVEKLLATSLDDPDDRLVLALALRATEP
- a CDS encoding MFS transporter — encoded protein: MSLTATPPRHRLTSSTPIAALVVTLVAALAINVETTIVNVALPTLNSELGASTRGLQWIVDAYNLAFAALVLAGGTVGDKVGRRRTLVTGLVLFAAASVGAALCTTTDALILMRVVMGVASALIYPTTLAIITDTFRDPRQRAAAIGAWGAVTGLGVAIGPILGGALLESFWWGSLFLALAPIALLAALAAPWAIQAAAPSDGTRMDLGGVAVSVILLGSLVYTIIEAPARGWGSAATLGGFGVALGAAVAFVWWERRRPDPLIDVSLFANLRFSAASGAVTVAFFALFGFIFLITQFMQLLQGFSPLGTGVRILPVALSIAIGSVLGTRLAVTRIGTKVVVAPGLSMMATSFAWISTIDLGVSYLEMAAQMVLLGGGLGLTTAPATDSIMGVVRPEQAGAGSAVNDATRQVGGTLGVAVIGSIFATLYTGGLGDTPAVAALPQPLQGLVGEGLAQGLGVAAQTPEPIASALRAGVSDAFLSGLAAGCLTAAAVCLAGAVFVAAFLPAHPRTEMAA
- the dapC gene encoding succinyldiaminopimelate transaminase, producing MRSAALPVFPWDTLADVTAAARAHPDGIVDLSVGTPVDPVAPVIREALAAASAAPGYPTTAGTPALREAAVAALARRYGVTGLAPGAVLPVIGTKELIAWLPTLLGLGAADTVVVPELAYPTYEVGALLAGATVVRADSLTQLGPTVLSSRRASGSSAPALLYLNSPSNPTGKVLGVEHLRKVVGWARERGVLVASDECYLGLGWDTTPLSVLHPDVCDGDHTGLLALHSLSKTSSLAGYRAGFVAGDPEVVAELLAVRKHAGMMVPTPVQAAMVAALDDDEHEREQRARYERRRDQLLPALRAAGFTVDHSEAGLYLWATRGEPCRDTLAWLAERGILVAPGEFYGPRGGQHVRVALTATDERIAAAAARLTS
- a CDS encoding fumarylacetoacetate hydrolase family protein, producing MKLRRVLIDGRLEVQSLDADGTWRATQDTAPLGGRVFDSDWELAVAQRHHDLTGNVLPFQPASFRDFMLYERHAIDAARGLVRRFHPGQSRAAGAVERLTRKPFPLFKPKSLFYRQPIYYMSNHLTFVPSGDPVAVPSYSRALDFELEVGFVLRAPLLDADPAEAVDAIGAFVVVNDFSARDVQRGEMATGLGPQKAKHFASSMSVLAVTAEEILPQIDHLSGSVTVNGATVATVFSRGMQWTLGEMLAHASRGERLYPGELFAMGTLPGGSGMETGHWLRPGDQLTLSIDQIGEIHHPIATA
- a CDS encoding TetR/AcrR family transcriptional regulator produces the protein MAASSYHHGNLRQTLLEHGVALARAGGPDAVVLRDVQRLAGVSNSAAYRHYADRRALLGAVQIHAMTQLGEAMRDAVAAVPNRGPRDRRALARLRATGRAYVDFALAEPGLFRTAFAKDGPDRADENVDPSRHPFRILSGCVDELVEVGVLAADRRAGFDEAAWAAVHGLATLFLDGPLSQVGAEERRLISERLLGVIEDGVRSPQRG
- the fdxA gene encoding ferredoxin; translation: MTYTIAEPCVDVKDKACIEECPVDCIYEGARMLYIHPDECVDCGACEPVCPVEAIYYEDDVPDQWSSYTQINADFFSELGSPGGASKVGQTDNDPQAVKDLPPQGED
- a CDS encoding CsbD family protein, translating into MAELSDKAEEFAGRAQEAAGDLTGDDRLRAEGAADRTEAQVKQKVDDVKQAVTEKTSEVADSAQDKAVEVKHAVADTASDSRVVTALAVAGAALVAALLLRRRARKSSSGSRHKGRAVATKAVTAGLKEAIVR
- the pruA gene encoding L-glutamate gamma-semialdehyde dehydrogenase; this encodes MDAITDVPLPANEPVSDFAPGSPERTRLLDALSSLAADPIDLPHVIGGRHRMGAGERIDVVQPHRHAARLGTLTNADHADATAAVEAALAAKPGWEAMPFDERAAVLLRAADLLAGPWREKIAAATMLGQSKTAYQAEIDSPCELVDFWRFNVAFARQILAEQPVSAAGVWNRTDHRPLEGFVYAITPFNFTAIAGNLPTAPALMGNTVVWKPSPTQTFAAYLTMQLLEAAGLPPGVINLVAGDGKAVSDVVLADPRLAGIHFTGSTATFQHLWREVGTHIDRYDTYPRLVGETGGKDFVVAHASAHPDVLRTALIRGAFDYQGQKCSAASRAYIPRSVWQKMGDDFLGATEALPYGDVTDLSNFGGALIDARAFAKNVAAIERAKGAAGVTVAAGGEYDDSEGYFVRPTVLLSDDPTDEAFSTEYFGPLLAVHVYPDEDYDRILDVVDGGARYALTGAVIADDRAAVLTAQQRLRHAAGNFYVNDKPTGAVVGQQPFGGSRASGTNDKAGSALNLTRWTSARSIKENFVPPTHHTYPHMED
- a CDS encoding YceI family protein; the protein is MTSPVSVASALPTGTWAIDPVHSSVGFSVRHLVVSKVRGQFDTFSGTITVAEDGTPAVTAEIAVDSVNTRNEQRDAHLRAADFFDVENHPVATFASTAVRADGDRYVLDGDLTLKGVTKPISLTLEFNGVNPGMGHGEVAGFEASVVLNRKDFGIDIDMPLETGGAVVGDKVTITLEIEALKQA
- a CDS encoding DUF2231 domain-containing protein, producing the protein MTTLAGLPAHALLVHGVVVLAPLTAVLTILCAVWPAARQRFVWLVLALAVINMVLTPLTTSAGQWLYNQESEHRPILQKHEELGETMVYYSIALLVVAVAIAVLHVLAHRTDKTRTVVTVLVAVAAVLVGGSSIVGVVDIGHTGAEAKWGAE